Sequence from the Besnoitia besnoiti strain Bb-Ger1 chromosome Unknown contig00014, whole genome shotgun sequence genome:
CAAGAGCTTCTCAGTctgcacgcgcggcgagggatACCCTCCAACCTTCCGCTGAGAAAAACCCGTTAACGACCGTGGAGCTCCCAAGTGCGATTCCGCGTgcggtgcatgcgcctcTGACGTCCCACCAAAAAGCGGACTTCTCCcatcgtcttcgcgcgcatTTCGACCTAGCTGAAACTCTGTCGAAGACCCGAATCGACAGAGGCCCACCTGCCCCTCCAGAGAGTCTCCAGACACCGGCGCGCTCACGCGGCGAGACATGGGCGCGCAGTCGCCCAGAGAGGCCTGGGCTCGTGAGGCCATCGCACCGCCTTCGGTCGCCCCTGCGGGATGGAAGCAGTGCCTTCCCATCGCGGCTCGCTCCGCATACGGGTCTGAGTCTGTCGGCGTCTCATGGAACCCCGCAGACGCGTGGGTAAAGCTTGCGGCCCTGGGGGCGCCCGCGACACCGtcccccgccggcgcgagccgcggagagacaggtGCGAAACCCGAGGACGTCGTCTGGCTGATCCACTCcggctgcgcctctttcCGTTCCATGaaaggctgctgcaggacagacagaaaaaaacAATATGTGATGGCATCGTCACCCCGGCACTCGACAGGCGGTCTAGCGGCACGTAAGACGAAAGCCACACATCCGATGTAAGCGGCGCCTTGCCCAAAGAGTGACTCCACTCGCACCACAAAAGTGCGAAATGAGCTTCGACGTCGCGCATACCGAGACACACGACACATCTCATCGCAGTCAAATAAAAAGGAAGAGGCCAgtgctgcgcagcgcgaaaCCGGCTCCCCGCCCTGGAGCGGGGGTCGGCGCTGCATTGGGCTCGAGGGCCGgtacgcgcgcggagaccaAAAGCTTCGGCTTTCTCGTTGCCATGCGCGTCCCCGTGTGAACTACATAAGTCCTCCtggctctcgctgcgcgaTCAGAGACACCTACCGTTTCGCTCTGCAGAAAGCCGCGCAAGTGGGAGTGTGGAGCCCCTGGCGCGCAGGGGTCCCGGTCGTGGCTGTCTGTTCTGCCGCCGTCTCGTCCGTCCCCCGCGTAGCTCTTTCCGCCTCCAGGTCGCTCCCTCTCTTGAGAGACGCGGAAACCCGAGGAGAGCGCAACGTCGGATGCATGTCGCTCGaagccgtctccgcggcctctctcctcgccccccgcgccaACCCCACCCCCGGGCCCCGCAGACCCGTAGGGCGGGCGCCCGGAGGAGGTGTGTCCGGCCGAGGCCGGCGGTGGAGCCCAAGCCTGTCGCTCCGAGGGGCGAAGAGACCCCGGGCCCGAGGTccgcgcgggctccgcggatCGCGGGaaccgcggagagagaagggtgGGGAGAGACGAGCTGGAGGCGGCGTGCTCTTCTTCGTACTCTCGTCGATGGACAGATGGAAAAGCCgatccgcgccgccccggcgCCTGAGGCCCCTGGCTTACCCCCCCCGGCTGCTGGCAGGAGGCAGATGACgcgggcagcgacgaggaaggggaGGAACGACTAGAAGAGGAGGGGAAGGCGCTGAGGAGCCCAGAGTGAacagcgggcgcggcggccgccgaaaAAAAAGGTCTCTCGCTGTCACCTCCTTTCcaggagcgcggcgacgggacAAACCGATCGTaggcgctcgacgccgcagacgaggaggaggaggaactgGGGGCGCCcggcccgcgcgcccgggTCGAGGCCGGTGCtgagggaggcgagaaaCTTGGGGAAGAGACAGTTGACAGGTCGGTGTATGTCGAGCTCCTGCGCGTGAGCGGCCTGGCAGACAAGaagggcggaggcagcggaggcgcagccgcgtggcgctcgcgcgcctcctggggCGGCGGCCAATACGAGAAACGCCTCGCGTCTTCACCGGCGCCTTCcaccttttcttctctcccccgtcctccgccgcttggGCCTGCAGCTCCCGCGGGCTTGTGGCGGTCGGCGTCCCCGCCGTGGGGCCCCACGTCGCGGAGAGTGCCTGCCTCGGGCAAGTCTCTTGCGTTTCgctctgcagagaaaagcggcgtgtgcgcaggCCCTGTAGGATGCGGGCTGGCGTGCACCGACAGcatctctgcctccgcgccagcTAGCCAGCCGCCGAAGCCCGGCCGCGCATCGGGCTCGGGAGCCTTTTGCGCGCGAATGCGCGGCGAGATGCCTCCATTTGCCCCCCCGGGAGACGCAGATGGACGGTCTTCGGCAGAGTGCGTTGTCTCGCGCGACAGAGATCGCCgggcgagagacgaagaggacggagagacggatcgcgaggaagaagtctTGGAGGGCCCGAAAGCCGCCAGAAGGCGTTGGCCGGGCGCCTCCcacggagaagaggcaggagagTAGAACGAGGCTGGGGGCTCGCTGCAACGCCGCGAAAGGCCTGAGGAACTCGAGGAAGGGACTCCATCCCGAGCGGAAGGCAAAAAAATCGGCTCTCGCTCCTGACTTAGAttcgctcttctcgcctccacgaaggaggcgacgccggcagaaAGCCGCTGCCCATCAGTCggctcctgcggccgcgccccgTGGTCCTCGTGGATTCGCCCTGCCCAGCTGCCCTCGTCGAATTCTCTCTTCCGGGTCTCCGCGGACATCGCTCGCTCCCGGGTCTGCGGGGCCCGCCGCTCGGGCTGCAGGCCCACCCCTCCGTCGGGCGCGAGCGTtcggctctctctgccgACAGGCAAAGAAGCGcacggcgccctcgcagctcCGCCCACActcgcggggctgcagccgccgtcgtcgtcttcttcctcctcttcaatCGCAGCGAGTGGCGCAGACGGGtctgacgcaggcgccaTCGAGCGCACCTCTCGCTCTTGCTGCTGACTCTCGAAGGCCGAgagtgcggcggccgctgcaatCGCAGCTGACGCGCGCTTCGTTCGCTCTCGGGC
This genomic interval carries:
- a CDS encoding NIMA-related protein kinase NIMA1 (encoded by transcript BESB_024850) — translated: MQQYGGPCGGLRPPTVPLPPTPVGKYGSRQATTVPYVGEGAYHSNIENQRPTGNLTPRHTSTVPSTGGTRVAHDDQSASAAQPSSRGAAPRAPSASSSVTLDEEARLSQYEVIRQIGAGRFGEVFIIRHKATNALLCWKLVFYKGLREKEKKQLVSEVNVMRELRHANIVRYHDRIVCRSRQCLYIVMEYCDAGDLAKQIEAAHKHHGGIDQDRIVLVVVQLIHALAYCHEGVGQERRRVLHRDLKPCNIFLASHPEYPDDPSRCIAKLGDFGLSRHLNMHSMAHSCVGTPYYWSPELLEDGQKTYNVKSDMWALGCVIYEMCTGKTPFAQAQTMPQLKERVRSGPVLPIPGFSDSLNALMASLLQPNPNNRPSALQCLGYTIFRGCPYTPLPLYRSANSASRTPREASPARGLPPASATSHSPSVTSVKSSASPALPPSSASFASSPGLEAAASPAQLYPYPRSSSYTSLPSGAAAGGACASENAPSPPCAEEKFQANAARAGVYFGGAAPPHPRSPSFEPPAAQPQPPLPFLSPAPPASLEGPVGEETRQCEKARERTKRASAAIAAAAALSAFESQQQEREVRSMAPASDPSAPLAAIEEEEEDDDGGCSPASVGGAARAPCASLPVGRESRTLAPDGGVGLQPERRAPQTRERAMSAETRKREFDEGSWAGRIHEDHGARPQEPTDGQRLSAGVASFVEARRANLSQEREPIFLPSARDGVPSSSSSGLSRRCSEPPASFYSPASSPWEAPGQRLLAAFGPSKTSSSRSVSPSSSSLARRSLSRETTHSAEDRPSASPGGANGGISPRIRAQKAPEPDARPGFGGWLAGAEAEMLSVHASPHPTGPAHTPLFSAERNARDLPEAGTLRDVGPHGGDADRHKPAGAAGPSGGGRGREEKVEGAGEDARRFSYWPPPQEARERHAAAPPLPPPFLSARPLTRRSSTYTDLSTVSSPSFSPPSAPASTRARGPGAPSSSSSSSAASSAYDRFVPSPRSWKGGDSERPFFSAAAAPAVHSGLLSAFPSSSSRSSPSSSLPASSASCQQPGGVSQGPQAPGRRGSAFPSVHRREYEEEHAASSSSLPTLLSPRFPRSAEPARTSGPGSLRPSERQAWAPPPASAGHTSSGRPPYGSAGPGGGVGAGGEERGRGDGFERHASDVALSSGFRVSQERERPGGGKSYAGDGRDGGRTDSHDRDPCAPGAPHSHLRGFLQSETQPFMERKEAQPEWISQTTSSGFAPVSPRLAPAGDGVAGAPRAASFTHASAGFHETPTDSDPYAERAAMGRHCFHPAGATEGGAMASRAQASLGDCAPMSRRVSAPVSGDSLEGQVGLCRFGSSTEFQLGRNAREDDGRSPLFGGTSEAHAPHAESHLGAPRSLTGFSQRKVGGYPSPRVQTEKLLQKKSERWFEFGAQETDAFRPQLPGKMKGLRKRESVPPSYGSSFPSKDFQVYSSPDSQSFNTAELPSMRQARPMGLASPRVPERTSPAADLEAPGFSFAPRAGHEEGSQFSFEAHSEVLSRREGDRDKENLAPKASRHVPFAGPCVPQPDVLCFSDPSSLGKKGEALRSDNFLCNASADRAPMRYRESPFASVPDGPSQVGGEGGSAESGHSWVNAPPETTWKLLMPPQERPFRPRSSLASATGR